Proteins encoded together in one Kutzneria kofuensis window:
- a CDS encoding ribonuclease domain-containing protein, whose amino-acid sequence MTPRRRITIALVGLIVLVLAGWLIRDLSSGSGATAPTTTSASASATVPGASSGLPVKTLSSLPKEAADTWKLIQKGGPFPYPRNDGVVFHNNGNLLPRNKDGYYHEYTVDTPGAKNRATRRLITGSQRELYYTDDHYDSFVVVDPTR is encoded by the coding sequence GTGACACCGCGCCGACGCATCACCATCGCCCTGGTCGGCCTGATCGTGCTCGTGCTGGCCGGCTGGCTGATCAGGGACCTGTCCAGCGGGTCGGGCGCAACCGCGCCGACCACCACCTCCGCGTCCGCGAGCGCCACCGTGCCGGGGGCGTCGTCCGGTCTGCCGGTCAAGACGCTGTCGTCGCTGCCGAAGGAGGCCGCCGACACCTGGAAGCTGATCCAGAAGGGCGGCCCTTTCCCGTACCCGCGCAACGACGGTGTGGTGTTCCACAACAACGGGAACCTGCTGCCGCGCAACAAGGACGGCTACTACCACGAGTACACCGTGGACACGCCGGGCGCGAAGAACCGGGCCACCCGGCGGCTGATCACCGGCTCCCAACGTGAGCTGTACTACACCGACGACCACTACGACTCGTTCGTGGTGGTGGAT
- a CDS encoding zinc-binding dehydrogenase: protein MFAVYASEPNPSDPLASLVVGERDTPTPPPGWVSVSVRAASLNMHDLWTLRGVGIKPEQFPMILGCDGAGVLEDGTEVVLHSVIGDPDWGGDETLDPKRTLLTEKHQGTFAETVVVPRRNALPKPAGLTFAEAACMGTAWLTAYRMLFVKSGLRPGQTILVQGASGGVATALIQLGVAAGFRVWATGRSEEKRALAKQLGAHEAFESGARLPERVDGVFETVGKATWSHSMKSLKPGGVVVISGATTGDASAAELQRLFFLQLRVVGSTMGTREELGDLLKFCDLAGVRPQIGAELPFEQAAEGLKAMVDGDVAGKIVLSRNAG from the coding sequence ATGTTCGCCGTTTACGCCTCCGAGCCGAACCCGTCCGACCCGCTCGCCTCGCTGGTGGTCGGCGAGCGCGACACCCCGACGCCGCCGCCCGGCTGGGTCAGCGTCTCGGTGCGCGCGGCCAGCCTGAACATGCACGACCTGTGGACGCTGCGCGGCGTGGGCATCAAGCCCGAGCAGTTCCCGATGATCCTGGGCTGCGACGGCGCCGGCGTGCTGGAGGACGGCACCGAGGTGGTGCTGCACTCGGTCATCGGCGACCCGGACTGGGGCGGCGACGAGACCCTGGACCCGAAGCGCACCCTGCTCACCGAGAAGCACCAGGGCACGTTCGCGGAGACGGTCGTCGTGCCGCGCCGCAACGCCCTGCCGAAGCCGGCCGGGCTGACGTTCGCCGAGGCGGCGTGCATGGGCACCGCGTGGCTGACGGCGTACCGGATGCTGTTCGTGAAGTCGGGGCTGCGGCCGGGGCAGACCATCCTCGTGCAGGGCGCCTCCGGCGGCGTCGCCACGGCTCTGATCCAGCTCGGCGTCGCCGCCGGCTTCCGGGTGTGGGCGACCGGGCGGAGCGAGGAGAAGCGGGCGCTGGCCAAGCAGCTCGGCGCCCACGAGGCGTTCGAATCCGGCGCGCGGCTGCCCGAGCGGGTCGACGGCGTGTTCGAGACCGTCGGCAAGGCCACCTGGTCGCACAGCATGAAGTCGCTCAAGCCCGGCGGCGTTGTCGTCATCTCCGGCGCCACCACCGGCGACGCCTCGGCGGCCGAGCTGCAGCGGCTGTTCTTCCTCCAGCTTCGGGTGGTCGGCTCCACCATGGGCACCCGCGAGGAGCTCGGCGACCTGCTCAAGTTCTGCGACCTGGCCGGCGTGCGCCCCCAGATCGGCGCCGAGCTGCCGTTCGAGCAGGCCGCCGAGGGTCTCAAGGCGATGGTCGACGGCGACGTCGCCGGCAAGATCGTCCTCAGCCGAAACGCCGGCTGA
- a CDS encoding NAD(P)H-dependent flavin oxidoreductase has product MISQLRVPVIVAPMAGGGSTPELVAAVVDAGGFGFTPGGYLSAQAMAEQVVQTSALTGGRFGVNLFVPGTNTKPDLGDYPQRVAAEAERLGVEAGEPRWDDDDYPAKLEIVLAQRVPVVSFTFGLPQASDVSRLHAAGTEVVATVTTPTEAQQAAQLGVDALVVQGFEAGAHRGTLTDDGVSPGGGEEFGLLALIRRVSAVTDLPLIATGGLVHGADVAAVLAAGAVAAQLGTAFLRCPEAGTSATHRAALADGTRRTAITRAFTGRPARGMVNRFLVENTDDAPAAYPQVHHLTRPMRAAAAKAGDQELVHLWAGQTYPLAEELPAAELVAQLDRQAREAIERISRRFG; this is encoded by the coding sequence GTGATCTCGCAGCTGCGCGTGCCCGTGATCGTCGCCCCGATGGCGGGCGGCGGGTCCACTCCCGAACTGGTCGCCGCGGTCGTCGACGCGGGCGGCTTCGGCTTCACACCGGGCGGCTACCTGAGCGCCCAGGCGATGGCCGAGCAGGTCGTGCAGACCAGTGCGCTGACCGGAGGCCGGTTCGGTGTCAACCTGTTCGTCCCCGGCACGAACACCAAGCCCGATCTCGGCGACTACCCGCAGCGGGTGGCGGCCGAGGCGGAGCGGCTGGGCGTCGAGGCGGGCGAACCGCGCTGGGATGACGACGACTACCCAGCCAAGCTGGAAATCGTTCTGGCGCAACGGGTTCCGGTCGTGTCCTTCACGTTCGGGCTGCCACAGGCGAGCGATGTTTCACGCCTCCATGCGGCCGGCACGGAGGTCGTCGCGACGGTGACGACGCCGACCGAGGCGCAACAGGCAGCGCAACTCGGCGTCGACGCGCTCGTCGTGCAGGGCTTCGAGGCCGGCGCGCACCGCGGCACGCTGACGGACGACGGCGTGTCGCCGGGCGGCGGCGAGGAATTCGGGCTGCTGGCGCTGATTCGCCGGGTCTCGGCCGTCACGGACCTGCCGCTGATCGCCACCGGCGGCCTCGTGCACGGCGCCGACGTGGCGGCGGTGCTGGCCGCCGGCGCGGTGGCGGCCCAGCTCGGCACGGCCTTCCTGCGCTGCCCGGAGGCCGGCACGTCGGCGACGCACCGGGCCGCGCTGGCCGACGGGACGAGGCGCACGGCGATCACGCGGGCGTTCACCGGCCGACCGGCCCGCGGCATGGTCAACCGGTTCCTCGTCGAGAACACCGACGACGCCCCGGCGGCGTATCCGCAGGTCCACCACCTGACCCGGCCGATGCGCGCCGCCGCGGCCAAGGCCGGCGACCAGGAGCTGGTGCACCTGTGGGCCGGCCAGACGTATCCGCTGGCCGAGGAGCTGCCGGCGGCCGAGCTGGTGGCCCAGCTCGACCGGCAGGCCCGCGAGGCGATCGAACGGATCAGCCGGCGTTTCGGCTGA
- a CDS encoding M50 family metallopeptidase translates to MDLTDVWNRVLGGQPSPQLELVLIAGAVALIAVLPWRVWRITRNVVTIAHEGGHALAAVLTGRRLTGIQLHSDTSGLTLTRGKPRGPGMVLTAAAGYVTPSLLGLGVAALLGAGKITLLLWIAIVLLAAMLVMIRNAFGVLSVLVTGGIVFAVSWYASTDIQAVFGYVIAWFLLLGGVRPVFELQRKRWRGRAPDSDADQLAKITGVAGGLWVTLFGLVSIASLVIGTTLLLPH, encoded by the coding sequence ATGGACCTCACGGATGTCTGGAACCGGGTGCTCGGCGGCCAGCCGAGCCCGCAGTTGGAACTGGTGCTCATCGCGGGCGCGGTGGCGTTGATCGCGGTGTTGCCGTGGCGGGTGTGGCGGATCACCCGCAACGTGGTGACGATCGCGCACGAGGGCGGCCACGCCCTGGCGGCGGTGCTCACGGGTCGCCGGCTGACCGGGATCCAGCTGCACTCGGACACGTCGGGCCTGACGCTGACCAGGGGCAAGCCGCGCGGCCCGGGCATGGTGCTGACGGCGGCGGCCGGCTATGTCACGCCGTCGCTGCTCGGCCTGGGCGTCGCGGCACTGCTCGGCGCGGGCAAGATCACGCTGCTGCTGTGGATCGCGATCGTGCTGCTGGCGGCGATGCTGGTGATGATCCGCAACGCGTTCGGCGTGCTGTCGGTGCTGGTCACCGGCGGCATCGTGTTCGCCGTCTCCTGGTACGCCTCGACCGACATCCAGGCGGTCTTCGGGTACGTCATCGCCTGGTTCCTGCTGCTCGGCGGCGTCCGCCCGGTCTTCGAGCTGCAGCGCAAGCGCTGGCGCGGCCGCGCCCCGGACTCCGACGCCGACCAGCTGGCCAAGATCACCGGCGTCGCCGGCGGTCTCTGGGTGACGCTGTTCGGACTGGTGAGCATCGCCTCGCTCGTCATCGGGACCACCCTGCTGCTGCCGCACTAA
- a CDS encoding phosphohydrolase produces MTFSVSDFSVADAVRIATEAHDGQLDKSGKPYIGHPVRVMNRVDGEYERMAAVLHDVIEDTPVTADDLRAAGCPERVVTAVVALSHRPGEPQAEYLARVAVDPIAVVVKHADIADNMSPVRFAALDEATQARLRVKYDTALRLLAELIPDKR; encoded by the coding sequence ATGACCTTCTCAGTTTCGGACTTCTCGGTCGCGGACGCGGTGCGGATCGCCACCGAAGCGCATGACGGTCAGCTCGACAAGAGCGGCAAACCCTACATCGGGCACCCGGTGCGGGTGATGAACCGGGTCGACGGCGAGTACGAGCGGATGGCCGCCGTGCTGCACGACGTGATCGAGGACACCCCGGTCACCGCCGACGACCTGCGCGCCGCCGGCTGTCCCGAGCGGGTGGTCACCGCCGTCGTCGCGCTGAGCCACCGGCCCGGCGAGCCGCAGGCGGAGTACCTGGCGCGGGTCGCCGTCGATCCGATCGCCGTTGTCGTCAAGCACGCCGACATCGCCGACAACATGTCGCCGGTCCGGTTCGCTGCGCTCGACGAAGCCACCCAGGCCCGGCTGCGGGTGAAGTACGACACCGCGCTTCGACTGCTCGCCGAACTCATACCTGACAAAAGATGA
- a CDS encoding DUF3224 domain-containing protein encodes MSTVQGTFDISRWDDETYLDADGIKLGHISVAKAFHGGLEGASTARLLTAGGPVPTSAAYVAIERFIGSVDGVDGSFVLQHSAVMADGSSDMAVRIVPDSGTGKLTGISGTLRIDRAADGTHSYRLDYEV; translated from the coding sequence ATGAGCACAGTTCAGGGCACTTTCGACATCAGCCGGTGGGACGACGAGACCTACCTCGACGCCGACGGCATCAAGCTCGGCCACATCTCCGTCGCCAAGGCCTTCCACGGCGGGCTCGAGGGCGCCAGCACCGCTCGGCTGCTCACCGCCGGCGGTCCCGTGCCGACCTCCGCCGCCTACGTGGCCATCGAGCGCTTCATCGGCTCCGTCGACGGGGTCGACGGCTCCTTCGTCCTGCAGCACTCCGCCGTCATGGCCGACGGGTCCAGCGACATGGCCGTGCGGATCGTGCCCGACTCCGGCACCGGCAAGCTCACCGGCATCTCCGGCACGCTCCGTATCGACCGGGCCGCCGACGGCACCCACAGCTACCGGCTGGACTATGAGGTCTGA